The following proteins are co-located in the Candida dubliniensis CD36 chromosome 3, complete sequence genome:
- a CDS encoding helix-loop-helix DNA binding protein, putative — MSLPSPPILKTTIIQLNKELDPEDDNNNYEILTNDYNNYGSSNTSEAGSIPTSPIIEVSGSTKSGSGLPNKKKRRRSTANIDSEELAKRKNETKQLHSIIEKRRRIKINREFEALKYLIPACRNCHSSSSGIATPTSSTKKATTNNNNNGNKIDGMYKLTILKSSVEYILYLHHIIQKQHQLLSLVNGGENTSGDTITEKLKALEEFDIDFAKVPLNVNQYRNIDKDFNFKDLMQDLDGRSGSTESPETILEEIEPVSDENQTNSSTTGTFHCTNSSVLPSRTSSIVSSRQSSSLPTPELTPILSILNKYSTSNNQLNHRKNSNPISPQTVCIKSQNPSPFTMPMKSSLSTSIINSPSSSSSLSGNKGYMAGNNAVNTVKFSLPDPVVNPNSTLNDNVPRKGFINGIPEEEEEETIKVKEALVKTEIVNTGNGSSDENNNNNNDNDDRVLLKLTDQDVSKTLLALRKSSIDSLLN; from the coding sequence ATGAGTTTACCTTCACCtccaattttaaaaactACTATTATACAACTAAACAAAGAGTTGGATCCTGAAgatgacaacaacaactacgAAATATTGACTAATGACTATAATAATTATGGCAGTTCTAACACCTCGGAAGCCGGATCAATTCCTACATCTCCAATAATAGAAGTTTCCGGCTCCACAAAGAGCGGATCGGGTTTaccaaacaagaaaaaaagaagaagatcaACTGCAAATATCGACTCCGAAGAGTTGGCGAAACGtaaaaatgaaactaaACAATTGCATTCTATTATtgagaaaagaagaagaataaagaTAAATCGTGAATTTGAGGCTTTAAAATACTTGATTCCTGCCTGTCGAAACTGTCATAGTAGTTCTAGTGGTATTGCTACAccaacatcatcaactaAAAAGGCcacaacaaacaataataacaacgGGAACAAGATTGATGGAATGTATAAACTCACAATTCTCAAATCCTCCGTTGAgtatattttatatttacaCCACATCatacaaaaacaacaccAATTATTGTCACTAGTTAATGGTGGAGAAAACACTAGTGGGGATACAATTACTGAAAAGTTAAAGGCAttggaagaatttgatattgactTTGCAAAAGTTCCATTGAACGTTAACCAGTATcgaaatattgataaagactttaatttcaaagatTTAATGCAAGATTTAGATGGCAGATCAGGGAGTACAGAATCACCAGAAACGATTctagaagaaattgaaccAGTTTCGGACGAAAACCAAACTAACTCCAGCACTACAGGCACGTTTCATTGCACAAATTCTTCTGTTTTACCTTCTCGAACGTCTAGTATCGTTTCCAGTCGTCAGTCACTGCTGCTTCCTACACCTGAATTGACTCCAATACTATCAATATTGAACAAATATTCAACCAgcaataatcaattgaatcataGAAAGAACTCCAATCCAATCTCACCACAAACTGTTTGTATCAAATCTCAGAATCCATCGCCATTTACAATGCCGATGAAATCGTCATTATCAACAAGTATCATCAATTCCCCCTCGTCATCCTCTTCATTAAGTGGTAACAAGGGCTATATGGCTGGTAATAATGCGGTAAATACAGTAAAGTTCTCATTACCAGATCCTGTAGTTAACCCAAACTCCACATTAAATGATAACGTACCTAGAAAGGGGTTTATAAATGGAATAccagaagaagaggaagaggaaacGATAAAGGTAAAGGAAGCTCTTGTAAAAACAGAAATCGTGAATACTGGTAATGGAAGCAGcgatgaaaataataataataataatgataatgatgatagGGTATTGCTCAAATTGACTGACCAAGACGTTTCTAAAACTTTGCTTGCTTTAAGGAAATCAAGTATAGATAGCCTTTTAAATTAG
- a CDS encoding subunit of TFIID and SAGA complexes, putative (Similar to S. cerevisiae TAF12;~In S. cerevisiae: involved in RNA polymerase II transcription initiation and in chromatin modification, similar to histone H2A), with translation MDSSAASSQEKKVGTSTPEAELNQHKVRALFAKLKEEMALAKTVTDPQEREKHYETVEKIKRILMKYQQQQQQGQGQTKSSSPVTKANSTNQDATATHTTNTPSPLATNSNSVSNMVEQKTETASSTPIEQQPIQVTTPQQPDNASTSPTTTSTTQPQSQQQTITIEKYNFVRNTLRDLLLQVKTLEASTANEPQTKKEENDRKIIELRNQMHKYRAALLHMKNVLTEQGKLSANSTPIDSPSAATSTVSTPAANATKTTNSLDVASTAEKSEQNNKPNVKPPSTTAASKSKSKPSSTTSNTPATKTSTSSKSSGTSKANNRSSGQNASGVSAAATKTASTSSEKDAPSTNTTSTSGVSSTATATTTTPTVAATSSSIASAITNKNTVDPKVTPSNIPDNDGRVLTKRKLVELINNISIDQGDVKIPIDNDVEDIFLDLADEFVRNVVQFSGRLAKHRKLDRIDIRDVQLNLEKNWGLRIPGYSTDEIRAARKWQADGEYVEKVKKISRLNKE, from the coding sequence atGGATTCATCAGCAGCTTCCTCACAGGAGAAAAAAGTGGGAACCTCTACACCAGAGGCAGAGCTCAATCAGCATAAGGTGAGAGCGTTATTTGCAAAATTGAAGGAGGAAATGGCATTGGCTAAAACAGTAACAGATCCCCAAGAACGAGAGAAACATTATGAAACGGTAGAAAAGATCAAACgaatattaatgaaatatcaacaacaacaacaacaagggCAAGGACAAACTAAAAGTAGCAGTCCTGTTACTAAAgcaaattcaacaaatcaGGATGCAACTGCTACTCATACCACAAATACACCTAGTCCATTGGCAACCAATAGCAACAGTGTAAGTAACATGGTAGAACAGAAAACAGAGACTGCAAGCTCTACACCAATTGAGCAACAACCTATACAAGTAACTACACCACAACAACCTGATAATGCATCAacatcaccaacaacaacactgACAACACAACCCCAATCCCAACAGCAAACGAtcacaattgaaaaatataattttgtGAGGAACACTTTAAGGGATTTATTGTTACAAGTCAAGACTTTAGAGGCATCGACAGCAAATGAACCTCAAACTAAGAAGGAAGAAAATGATCGCAAGATCATCGAATTACGTAACCAAATGCACAAGTACCGTGCAGCATTATTGCATATGAAAAATGTGTTAACTGAACAAGGGAAATTATCAGCTAACTCAACTCCTATTGACTCGCCAAGTGCAGCCACTAGTACAGTTTCAACACCAGCCGCCAATGCTACAAAGACTACCAATTCATTAGATGTAGCATCAACTGCAGAGAAGTCAgaacaaaacaataaaccaaaCGTGAAGCCACCAAGTACGACAGCAGCATCTAAATCGAAATCCAAGCCATCATCTACAACATCCAATACACCAGCCACCAAAACATCTACGTCTTCCAAAAGCTCAGGCACATCTAAGGCAAACAATCGTTCAAGTGGTCAAAATGCATCAGGGGTATCAGCAGCAGCTACAAAAACagcatcaacatcatcagaAAAAGATGCACCTTCTACTAATACAACATCGACCTCAGGTGTGTCATCTACTGCCACTGCCACTACAACAACCCCTACTGTTGCAGcaacttcttcatcaattgcATCAGCTATCACTAACAAAAACACAGTTGATCCAAAAGTAACACCAAGTAACATACCCGACAATGACGGCAGAGTGTTGACTAAGAGAAAGTTAGTGgagttgataaataatattagtaTTGATCAAGGGGACGTTAAGATTCCTATTGATAACGATGTTGAAGATATCTTTCTTGATTTAGCTGACGAGTTTGTGAGAAATGTGGTACAGTTTTCTGGTCGTTTAGCCAAACATAGAAAATTGGATAGAATTGACATACGAGACGTTCAATTGAACTTAGAAAAGAATTGGGGGTTGAGAATTCCTGGATACTCTACTGATGAAATACGGGCTGCAAGAAAATGGCAGGCTGACGGCGAATATGTCGAGAAAGTGAAGAAAATTTCAAGattaaataaagaataa
- a CDS encoding anaphase-promoting complex (APC) subunit, putative (Similar to S. cerevisiae APC2;~In S. cerevisiae: subunit of the Anaphase-Promoting Complex/Cyclosome (APC/C), which is a ubiquitin-protein ligase required for degradation of anaphase inhibitors, including mitotic cyclins, during the metaphase/anaphase transition; similar to cullin Cdc53p), which yields MDSQVEIDADIISSIIPFPNLTDLSNTTSDLDNDIQILLNWLSPCIPVTSLTKYQDCGSPLLLSRVVEPSQRVKSAIRRCLKDEINQTQFIELYINTINEKVTQFFESIYTKNLKFIEYVNIIKILLHYYNSQFEYLNLSDNVYKKFEAKLSFIITCNLLNEQSSFRINMNQFFEESLYVRATLSNPSSSITLNLIDIISILASIGMSDLLNEIVIKLSIDKIKNFTNTLCKNVWNKPLLSTINNFIQDEIYPNFYIVISYTTSSNLTDSMNNVYLYELVRIAHDELINLRIQEIYSMVLQYPQSQVGLNELLQCLSKVKFNSKQYELTLLSCAIDHSINTQAAQRTELVNSFIDYCHKNILHAGANTIDVITTYIKTIKSFLIVDPKGVLLDKVVRPIRQYLKTREDIIIKLVHGLLDISPDNELIELARELRHPSNKYRSKNDHSRDILEDLLDLNWQPDPIDALPDFKKGKVSDIIESLISIFDSKDIFIDEFTRLFGDSLIKLKDYNVEEIESNLNLLKSRFGKQNFATLDVMIRDIKESEYLNDLYVKNTGNTNFNASVLSHLYWSSILDSINTDTSNFKVPKQIEQKFQMFKENFAEEKYGRTLELLPSLGLVTLQLEFKKSGRRTFKVTPDKASIIFLFNEKEDELSVSFIAQTLNMSEYMVSNGLAYWVKEGVLMELTKTLYIVNDEEEEGVFPENTESSKQEIDSATSNLTSVKSSMESKFSEIAIIESYIITILQNLTSINFERMKTLLNLMVPKDKLNFANVNETLLEEYLDSLVEDSKIAFQNGNYSLPK from the coding sequence ATGGATTCACAGGTAGAAATAGATGCAGATATAATATCGTCGATTATACCGTTCCCTAACTTGACAGATCTATCCAATACCACATCAGATTTGGATAATGATAtacaaattttattaaattggtTGTCCCCTTGCATACCGGTAACATCTTTAACCAAGTATCAAGATTGCGGTTCCCCCTTGTTATTGTCAAGAGTTGTGGAGCCATCACAAAGAGTTAAATCAGCTATTCGCAGATGTTTGAAAGATGAAATCAACCAAACTCAATTCATTGAACTATACATAAACACaatcaatgaaaaagttactcaattttttgaatcGATCTATACCAAGAACTTGAAGTTTATTGAATACGttaatatcatcaaaattttgCTACACTATTATAATTCCCAATTTGAATATCTTAATTTATCTGATAATGTTTATAAGAAGTTTGAAGCAAAACTAAGCTTTATTATCACGTGTAATTTACTTAATGAACAATCATCATTTAGGATCAAcatgaatcaatttttcgAAGAATCGTTATATGTTAGAGCAACTTTGAGCAACCCCCTGTCGTCAATCacattgaatttaattgacataatatcaatattggCATCAATTGGCATGTCTGACTTGTTGAATGAAATTGTAATCAAGTTATCCattgataaaatcaaaaactttACAAATACGTTATGCAAAAACGTATGGAATAAACCTTTACTATCAACTATAAACAACTTTATACAAGATGAAATTTATCCGAATTTTTATATTGTGATTAGCTATACCACATCATCCAATTTGACGGATTCTATGAACAATGTTTATCTTTATGAATTGGTTAGAATCGCACATGATGaactaataaatttgaGAATCCAGGAAATATATTCCATGGTTTTGCAATATCCTCAATCTCAAGTTGGACTAAATGAATTACTTCAATGTTTACTGAAAGTTAAATTTAATCTGAAACAATATGAATTGACATTGCTTTCATGTGCTATTGATCATTCGATTAATACTCAAGCAGCACAAAGAACAGAGTTGGTAAATAGTTTTATTGATTACTGTCATAAGAATATCTTGCATGCCGGTGCCAATACCATTGATGTCATAACCACCTACATTAAGActataaaatcatttttaattgttgatcCCAAAGGTGTATTGCTTGACAAGGTTGTAAGACCGATACGGcaatatttgaaaacaagAGAAgatattatcatcaaattgGTGCATGGATTACTTGATATCTCCCCTGacaatgaattgattgaattagCTCGGGAGTTACGTCATCCGAGCAACAAATACCGTTCGAAAAATGATCATTCAAGAGATATCTTAGAAGATTTGCTTGATTTGAATTGGCAACCTGATCCAATTGATGCATTGCCTGATTTCAAGAAAGGTAAAGTAAGCGACATAATTGAGTCcttaatttcaatatttgattcCAAAGACATTTTCATTGATGAATTCACTAGATTATTTGGTGACAgtttaatcaaattgaagGATTATAATGTGGAAGAAATAGAactgaatttgaatttgctAAAATCCCGATTTGGTAAGCAAAATTTTGCTACTTTAGATGTTATGATTCGTGACATAAAAGAAAGTgaatatttaaatgatttatatgTCAAGAACACGGGGAATACCAACTTCAATGCTTCTGTATTGTCACATCTATATTGGTCTAGTATTTTGGATAGCATAAATACTGACACTAGCAATTTTAAAGTTCCCAAACAAATTGAGCAAAAGTTTCAAATGTTTAAAGAAAACTTTGCCGAAGAGAAATATGGTAGAACTTTGGAGTTATTACCGAGCTTGGGATTGGTTACATTGCAGCtagaatttaaaaaaagtGGTCGTCGAACTTTCAAAGTCACCCCAGATAAGGCATCgataatatttttgtttaatgaaAAGGAAGATGAATTATCAGTCAGCTTTATTGCCCAGACTTTGAATATGTCAGAGTATATGGTTTCTAACGGGTTGGCATATTGGGTTAAAGAGGGAGTGCTTATGGAATTAACGAAAACTTTGTATATTGTCAATGACGAAGAGGAGGAAGGCGTGTTTCCAGAAAACACAGAAAGCTCGAAACAGGAAATTGATAGTGCCACCAGTAATCTAACATCAGTCAAATCTTCGATGGAGAGTAAATTTTCAGAGATTGCTATTATTGAATCttatattattacaatACTACAAAATTTAACCCTGatcaattttgaaagaatGAAAACCTTGCTTAATTTAATGGTTCCAAAAGATAAGCTAAACTTTGCAAATGTTAATGAAACCCTACTTGAAGAATATCTTGATTCATTGGTAGAAGATTCCAAAATTGCTTTTCAAAACGGAAATTATAGTTTACCCAAATAA
- a CDS encoding Nedd8 ligase, putative (Similar to S. cerevisiae DCN1;~In S. cerevisiae: Defective in Cullin Neddylation protein 1;~spliced gene), with translation MSYLSLFIFTIAIYFICDIKDKTDRRLRKRCQMSKLLTSLKSNKAQLRLQFCELTGTSNATATKYLDNARYDLTRAIDNYYNKHPNKAQVINKPTKVKIDDRLIQIFDKYKDNDDPNKIDIEGTLKYLGDLGISPEQIESLSLALLLKSPKTGVFTRDNFLNVWQYYKCFDIRAMSEFITQFNNDLVNNTDSFKDITVDTSNSEPLKFRDLYNFTFKFSLELENQKMLDLETAIEYWKLLLPITTETHIKDNGLDEEFRNHVNERLEQWFKFLTDNEYMTKKSISYDSWSMFYLFFKEIVLTDPIKFKDYDEMAAWPSIVDEFVEYLHDFELL, from the exons atg TCCTATCTTTCCctttttatatttacaattgccatatattttatttgtgATATCAAGGATAAAACTGACCGGAGACTAAGAAAGAGGTGTCAAATGAGTAAATTACTAACATCACTCAAGTCAAATAAAGCCCAATTAAGACTTCAGTTTTGTGAATTAACTGGTACTTCCAATGCTACTGCCACAAAATACCTAGATAATGCAAGATATGACTTAACAAGAGCTATAGATAACTACTACAACAAGCATCCAAACAAGGCCCAAGTGATCaataaaccaacaaaaGTGAAAATAGATGATCGTTTAATTCAGATTTTTGACAAATACAAGGACAACGATGACCCAAATAAAATAGATATTGAAGGGACTTTAAAGTATTTGGGTGATTTAGGTATTTCACCagaacaaattgaatcattatctttagcattattattaaaatcacCAAAAACAGGAGTTTTCACTCgagataattttttaaatgttTGGCAATATTATAAATGTTTTGATATACGAGCAATGAGTGAATTTATAACTCAATTCAATAACGATTTGGTGAACAATACTGACAGTTTCAAAGATATCACGGTTGATACCCTGAATCTGGAACCTTTAAAGTTTAGGGATTTGTACAATTTCACATTCAAGTTTTCATTGGAGTTGGAAAACCAGAAAATGTTGGATTTAGAGACAGCTATTGAATATTGGAAATTGTTATTGCCAATAACCACCGAAACTCACATCAAAGACAATGGGcttgatgaagaatttagAAATCATGTAAATGAAAGACTTGAACAATGGTTTAAGTTCTTGACAGATAACGAATACATGACCAAGAAATCTATAAGTTACGACAGTTGGTCAatgttttatttgttttttaagGAAATTGTTTTAACTGATCCAATAAAATTCAAAGATTATGACGAGATGGCGGCATGGCCAAGTATAGTTGATGAGTTTGTTGAATATCTAcatgattttgaattgttaTGA
- a CDS encoding ATP-dependent RNA helicase, putative → MAKKGKTSKSTPEPTQTSSSTNTKSKKKKDLTPTPSNTTSSTTPKPQRGLAIGENFGWTGKLPVTLLNEHCQKQKWGKCQYDMSKKANGFVGIVTLTWENPKTKELIPIKFYPNYSPKETTNEARHMVATFALHRINYIKNMKMLLPIIFRDYWSELEDERLKLLKENKELHDKRYNTNPFTVYLQQKENEEKKAKERQIKEQNELKTKKPTISLGTKSCINTTTSATTTKALKIESDTRKFPRKSWEHAPFIDIPSDIRTSIEHSIRNHIDWVNTDHDLLINNPSIAKTASEKLLSLGFRESHIKESFNYCSRFSESLEWLLFHIPEDDLPQPFVKTNKDSKVQLKISQNLEMEYSMKRMANSGFDQDEILEVYNANNNDVHKTCVELTKILFPQPLEFVAEPDSQEIWNQEIEGLEMTGISVKHEKNVATIKLEHSFLDVKIFKSENYPNEFPGVHIVVSKNGYTLANYIKLSIVRELLKYLQDHIGECMIYTIFEWLNDHVNSIIENPGPLMTTEKVTKKAAISQTGSKKDLNKTVTFVSDKDIELVKESYKKRKHSEEFTEMLTQRSKLPAFAKQKSLMTAINSGQVTLITGETGSGKSTQVVQFIMDDLYSKGDFTTKIICTQPRRLSAVSLADRISKERVDEVGSETGYIIRGENKTSKNTRITFVTTGVLLRMLQSSKKNGVLKSIGYILIDEVHERSVDADFLLILLKEIIKNMPKLKIILLSATISVDTFINFFEKPLTPLHIEGRTYPIQDFYLDSILAESEYKFQNSDGEFITPSADSHFYKSGNLNYELIAHVTRFIDQKLTQEAKQDGSILIFLPGVLEISNTIKEINKLNDNKFMTLPLHSGLTSAEQKSIFKTPPRGKRKVVVSTNIAETSITIPNCVAVIDTGKSKNLFFDHKLNTTKLIESWCSQAEVRQRRGRAGRVTAGTCYHLYTKETFEAMQKQPIPEIKRTRLENLYLVVKSMGISNVNEFLSSGLDAPDRSSLDKANQFLHEIGALQENSLTKLGNYISFLPTDPQSAKLLILGCIFGCLDICLTLAAISSTGSPFINNYEQRDRLKQIQKKFGNGQGDFISMANAYNAYMNNKSKRFLSENYLSYTTIKDITSTRSQYLSLLVELGFVNRKLDDSCNKNAENWPLIRGIIAGAFYPQVARIQYPDPKYFKSSSGSIEIDPDARQIKFWIKSHGELPATRVFIHPSSVLFNDNNSDFTLDENYKDFLSKVSTEDGFIDYEKAKEQYMQLTAQTTKSSVPMLLKDAFVAYRSSHHTTKLYVRDLTPTSTFATLLFGGDFSYDLNIAFGQTLPGIVIDNWLPIRTWCKNGVLIKHLRRLIDSMIDEKLSNPKSSLDEDIFKVIERIINL, encoded by the coding sequence ATGGCCAAAAAGGGGAAAACTTCAAAGTCGACACCAGAGCCAACCCAAACCCTGTCGTCAACAAATACAAAGtcgaaaaaaaagaaagactTGACACCAACACCTTCAAATACcacatcatcaacaacaccaaaacCTCAAAGAGGATTGGCAATTGGAGAAAATTTTGGATGGACAGGTAAACTCCCTGTTACTTTGCTTAATGAGCATTGTcagaaacaaaaatggGGGAAATGCCAATACGATATGAGCAAGAAAGCCAACGGATTTGTTGGTATAGTTACCTTAACTTGGGAAAACCCTAAAACGAAAGAATTGATACCAATCAAGTTTTACCCTAACTATAGTCCAAAGGAAACTACCAATGAAGCCAGACATATGGTTGCCACTTTTGCGTTGCATAGgattaattatataaaaaatatgaaaatgtTGTTACCGATTATTTTCCGTGATTATTGGAGTGAACTAGAAGATGAAAggttaaaattattaaaagaaaacaaagaattACATGACAAGAGATATAACACCAATCCATTTACAGTTTACTTACAACAAAAGGAGAACGAAGAAAAGAAGGCAAAGGAAAGACAAATCAAAGAACAGAATGAGTTAAAGACAAAGAAGCCTACAATTAGTCTTGGTACCAAGTCTTGTATTAACACCACTACGTctgccaccaccactaaaGCATTGAAGATAGAATCAGACACTAGAAAATTTCCAAGGAAGCTGTGGGAACATGCTCCATTTATAGACATCCCATCTGACATAAGAACATCCATTGAACACTCAATTCGAAACCATATCGATTGGGTTAATACTGATCATGATTTGTTAATCAACAACCCATCGATTGCAAAGACTGCAAGTGAAAAGTTGTTATCACTTGGATTCAGAGAATCTCACATTAAAGAATCCTTTAATTACTGTTCGAGGTTTTCTGAATCTTTGGagtggttgttgtttcacATACCAGAAGATGATCTTCCTCAACCTTTTGTGAAAACCAACAAAGACTCAAAAGtgcaattaaaaatttcacAAAATCTAGAAATGGAATATTCAATGAAGAGAATGGCAAATTCTGGATTTGATCAGGATGAAATACTTGAAGTTTACAATGCAAACAATAACGATGTACATAAAACATGTGTTGAACTCACCAAAATTCTATTCCCACAGCCACTCGAATTTGTTGCTGAACCTGACAGTCAAGAAATTTGgaatcaagaaattgagGGACTTGAAATGACTGGGATATCTGTAAAACATGAAAAGAATGTGGCGACAATCAAATTGGAACATAGTTTTTTAGATGTCAAAATATTCAAGAGTGAAAATTATCCTAACGAATTTCCTGGTGTTCACATAGTTGTATCAAAAAATGGATACACATTAGCAAATTATATCAAGTTGTCTATAGTTAGAGAGctattgaaatatttgcAAGATCATATTGGCGAATGCATGATATATACCATCTTCGAGTGGCTCAATGATCATGTAAATagtataattgaaaatccaGGTCCATTGATGACTACAGAGAAAGTTACTAAAAAAGCTGCTATTAGTCAAACAGGAAGCAAGAAGGATTTGAATAAAACTGTCACATTTGTTAGTGACAAAGACATTGAGTTGGTAAAAGAGTCAtataagaaaagaaaacattCTGAAGAATTCACGGAAATGTTAACTCAAAGAAGTAAGCTACCAGCATTTGCCAAGCAGAAAAGTTTAATGACAGCTATCAATTCTGGTCAAGTAACTTTAATCACTGGGGAAACCGGGTCAGGTAAATCTACACAAGTTGTCCAATTCATTATGGATGATTTGTATTCAAAGGGTGACTTTACAACCAAAATAATCTGCACCCAGCCGCGTCGTCTTTCCGCCGTAAGTTTAGCAGACAGAATTTCCAAAGAAAGAGTTGATGAAGTTGGAAGTGAAACTGGGTATATCATTAGAGgagaaaataaaactagCAAAAATACCAGAATTACATTTGTAACAACCGGGGTGTTATTAAGGATGCTTCAAtcttccaaaaaaaatggagTTTTAAAAAGCATTGGCTATATATTGATCGATGAGGTGCACGAAAGATCTGTAGATGCCGAtttcttgttgattttattgaaagagATAATCAAGAATATGccaaaattaaagattattttattgtcAGCAACAATTAGTGTCGATACATTCATCaacttttttgaaaaaccaTTGACTCCGTTACATATTGAAGGTCGAACATATCCTATACAAGATTTTTATTTAGATTCCATTTTGGCGGAATCAGAAtacaaatttcaaaattccGATGGCGAATTTATCACTCCGCTGGCAGATTCCCATTTTTACAAATCTGGGAATTTGAACTATGAACTAATTGCTCATGTTACTCGTTTTATCGATCAAAAATTAACACAGGAAGCAAAGCAAGATGGCtcaattttgatatttttacCAGGGGTTCTCGAAATTTCTAACACtattaaagaaatcaacaaGTTGAACGATAACAAGTTTATGACACTACCACTTCATTCAGGGTTAACATCAGCGGAACAGAAATCTATATTCAAAACGCCTCCAAGGGgcaaaagaaaagttgTAGTGTCTACAAACATTGCTGAAACTTCAATTACTATCCCAAATTGTGTTGCAGTTATCGATACTGGTAAATCGAAAAACCTTTTCTTCGATCACAAATTAAATACTACGAAATTGATAGAAAGTTGGTGTTCACAAGCTGAAGTCCGTCAAAGACGAGGTAGAGCCGGGAGAGTGACCGCAGGTACTTGTTACCATTTGTATACAAAGGAAACATTTGAAGCAATGCAAAAACAACCAATTCCCGAGATAAAGAGAACGAGACTCGAGAATCTTTATTTGGTAGTAAAATCAATGGGTATTTCTAACGTCAATGAGTTTTTGTCAAGTGGATTAGATGCTCCTGATAGATCATCTCTAGATAAGGCAAATCAATTCTTACATGAAATCGGAGCTTTACAAGAAAATAGTCTTACAAAATTGGGTAATTATATATCCTTCTTACCTACAGATCCCCAAAGTGCCaagttattgattttgggGTGTATATTTGGGTGCTTAGATATATGTTTGACCCTAGCAGCTATTAGTTCTACAGGGAGCCcctttatcaacaattacgAACAAAGAGATAGGTTGAAACAGATTCAGAAGAAATTTGGAAATGGTCAGGGCGACTTTATTAGTATGGCAAATGCATACAATGCCTATATGAATAACAAGTCCAAGAGGTTCTTGTCAGAGAATTATTTATCTTACACAACTATTAAAGACATTACGTCAACGAGATCACAGTACTTATCTTTGTTAGTGGAGCTCGGGTTTGTTAACAGAAAATTAGACGATTCTTGCAACAAGAATGCCGAGAACTGGCCCTTGATTCGAGGCATAATTGCCGGAGCATTTTATCCGCAAGTGGCAAGGATTCAATACCCTGATCCCAAATATTTCAAGTCCAGTTCTGGGTCCATTGAAATTGATCCTGATGCTcgtcaaatcaaattctgGATCAAAAGCCATGGGGAGTTACCAGCCACGCGAGTATTTATTCACCCCCTGTCGGTTCTTttcaatgataataattcgGATTTTACTTTGGATGAAAACTATAAGGACTTTCTTTCCAAAGTTTCGACCGAGGATGGATTTATAGATTATGAGAAAGCAAAAGAACAGTATATGCAATTAACAGctcaaacaacaaagtcAAGTGTTCCTATGTTGTTAAAAGATGCATTTGTTGCATACCGGTCTTCACATCACACAACAAAACTCTATGTGAGAGATTTAACACCGACTAGTACTTTTGCTACATTACTCTTTGGTGGCGATTTTAGTtatgatttgaatattgCCTTCGGTCAAACCTTACCTGGTATTGTCATCGATAATTGGTTACCAATTAGAACTTGGTGTAAGAATGGAGTTCTAATCAAGCATTTGAGAAGACTCATAGATTCAatgattgatgaaaaattatcaaaccCGAAATCCTCTTTGGATGAGGATATCTTCAAGGTTATAGAACgaattataaatttatag